The Armatimonadota bacterium genome includes the window CCTGCGGATGCTGGGCTTGGCCGACGAGAACGGGCGACCGGACGCCAGGGGCGCAGCGCTGATCGAGGTTCTTCGCGGCAACGGAACCGCAAGTCGCCGCGCGGATGACAAAGCAATGGAGGACCTCTGTGGGGTCCTCTCAAAGCTGATGGCGGGGATCGAGGGCTCGCCCTTTGACTTCGCCCCCAGCAGCAAGAAGTGGATCGCGCGCTTCCAAGCCTCCGCTGAATAGGCGCGTTTCCGGTCATTTCTGACCGGCCACATCCTTCCTCTTTCACACCTTCCTCCAGCCTGAAGGCGGTCTCGTAACTCCATAGGATTCAGGCGGATACGGCCACGCCCCGCGGGCCGGGGTCCGCCTCAACAGCCCTCACGGTGATTTCTGACCCGGGCGCTTCATGCGCCCGAGAGATGAAGACCGTGAACGGCTCGAACAGGACCTTCAGGCCAGCTCCTACCAGGCGCTCCTTCGGAAACTCCAGAGGGAGCACCTCTTCTTCCGCGGCTTCCGCACGTGGGCGGATGTGATCGCCTTCATGCGGGACGGCACGTCCACCGATCCGCGCAAGGACGAGGTCCTCCGCCCCATCTTCGAGGCCCACGCCGAGGACGAGGACCCGCGCTGGCGCGCCGTGCTCCTCGCCATCTTCTGGCCGGGCCTCGAGTCCATCCACTTCCAGAAGCGCGGCTGGGACGCTGACCCCGAGGAGCGTTGGCAGAACATCACGTGGACCTTCCTCCAGGTCCTCTGCCGGATCGACGTGAAGCGCCGGCCCGACCGGCTGGTGCAGAAAGTCTTCAACGACACCGTCCACCATCTCCACGACGAGTACCGGCGCGCATGGAACCGGACGAAGCGCGAGTTCACGGCCGATCCCGAGGAGATCGAGGCGCTCGCCGGCGGGACGGAGGGCATCGACGTCGCTGGCATCGAGCTCCGCGAGGCGCAGGAGATTGAGATCAACCGGCTGCGCGAGCACCTGGACGCGGGCCGCATCACCGAGGCGGACTTCCTGCTCCTCGTCGGCACCCGCGTCTACGGCCAGTCCATCGCGGACTACGCGCGCGGGGCCGGTCTTGACTACCAAGTCGCCAAGAAGCGCCGCCAGCGCGCCGAGGCCGTCATCCGCCGCTTCGAGGAGGAGAAGCGGTGATGCCGGCGACGCCATGTCCCCGCGCGAGGGCCTCCTCCCCCCTTTGGTCCACGGAGGCGAATGACGCGACGGACGAAGGAGGCGAGGACGCCATGATCAGCAAAGCCGAAGCGAAAGAACTGATCGACGACCTCTTCGAGGAGGAGGCCCTCGTCATCGGCGGCCTGGTCGCGGTCCACGAGATGGACGACGACCTGGTCTGGAGGCTGGTGAAGAACCTCGACGTGATCCGCGGGAAGGTCCTGCGCCGCCTCGAGGACAAAGCCCCGGCCGACGGAGACGCTGCGCCGCCCCGGCGGCCCAACCTGAAGCCGCACCCGGCCATCGAGGATTTCCTCCTCTCGCTGAGGAGGGCGTGATCGTGCCGACGCCGTCCATCGAGCTCAAGCGCCACTTCCACACGCTCTCCGAGAAGGAGACCGACGAGGTGGTCGATGTCGTGGCGGACCTGATCGTGAACTTTCTCAAGGCGAAGCACGACGGCGAGCAATTACCGAAGCGCGAGCAGGAACGAACTCATGAACGAAACGCCGCACAGCAGCCCGAAGCCCATTGATCCGGCCGTTGCCCGCGTCGGCGCTCCGGGACCGATCGAGGGTCGGCCGGAGAAGCGGCACCTGAGCTTCACGCAGCTCAACATGTTCCTGCGCTGCCCGCGGCAGTACGAGTACCGCTACATCCGCGGGATCAAGGCCCCACCCTCGGGGGCGATGGTCCAGAGCCGCGTTTGGCACCAGACCGTCGAGCGCAACTACCGCCAGAAGATCGAGTCGGACCGCGACCTGACCCTGGGAGAGATGCAGGAGTTCTTCGCGGCGCAGTTCGACGTCGCGCTGGGGAGCGAGGAGATCGCGTTCGAGCCGGACGAGAAGCCCGGCAAGCTCAAGGACCAGGGCACGGCCATCGTCGCCGCGCACCACAAGACCATCGCGCCGGCGGTCCGGCCGCTCCTCGTCGAGGAGCGATTCACCGTGGACCTCGGGGAGGACTTCCCCTTCGACCTCGTTGGCGTGTGGGACCTGGTCGAACGCGACGGGACCATCGCCGACAACAAGGCCTACGGCAAGGCCCCGCGCCAAGAGGACCTGGACAAGGACCTGCAATTCACGGCCTACGCGCTGGGCTACCGCACGACGCACGGCCGCGCCGAGCCCGGGCTCCGCATGGACGCCATCGTCAAGACGCTGAACCCGCGGGCGGTCCAGCTCCACACGCGGCGCACGAACGACGACTGCCGCTGGCTCCTCGGCCTGATCGAGGAGGTCGGCCAGGCCATCGACTCGGGAATCTTCTACCCCAACCCCAACGGCTGGCACTGCAGTCCCCGCTTCTGCGGG containing:
- a CDS encoding PD-(D/E)XK nuclease family protein codes for the protein MNETPHSSPKPIDPAVARVGAPGPIEGRPEKRHLSFTQLNMFLRCPRQYEYRYIRGIKAPPSGAMVQSRVWHQTVERNYRQKIESDRDLTLGEMQEFFAAQFDVALGSEEIAFEPDEKPGKLKDQGTAIVAAHHKTIAPAVRPLLVEERFTVDLGEDFPFDLVGVWDLVERDGTIADNKAYGKAPRQEDLDKDLQFTAYALGYRTTHGRAEPGLRMDAIVKTLNPRAVQLHTRRTNDDCRWLLGLIEEVGQAIDSGIFYPNPNGWHCSPRFCGYWGLCMGSKNGR